A stretch of Alkalicella caledoniensis DNA encodes these proteins:
- the fliG gene encoding flagellar motor switch protein FliG yields the protein MSKNSISGKKKAAVLLISLGPEISAEVFKHLSDDEIEQLTLEIANARKISNDEREHILEEFQELCVAQEFITQGGIDYAKDVLERALGNQKALDIIGRLTASLQVKPFDFVRKADPQQLLNYLANEHPQTIALVLSFLQPEQSGIILSGLAPEIQSEIVKRIAVMDRTSPEIIREVEGVLEQKLSSLSNQDYTSAGGIDVIVDIINRVDRSTEKTIFENLEVDDPELAEDIRRKMFVFEDVISLDDRSIQKVIKEVNNQELSLSLKVASEEVSNKIFKNMSKRQAELIQEEMEFMGPVRLRDIEEAQQKIVNLIRRLEDTGEIIIARGGGGDEIIV from the coding sequence ATGTCAAAAAACTCAATATCAGGAAAGAAAAAAGCTGCTGTTCTCCTTATAAGCTTAGGACCGGAGATTTCGGCAGAGGTTTTTAAACATCTTTCAGATGACGAAATAGAACAACTAACCCTTGAAATCGCTAACGCTCGTAAAATTTCTAACGATGAAAGGGAACATATATTAGAAGAGTTTCAAGAGCTTTGTGTGGCACAGGAGTTTATCACACAAGGTGGTATTGATTACGCAAAAGACGTACTAGAAAGGGCCCTAGGGAACCAGAAGGCCCTAGACATAATAGGAAGGTTAACAGCATCTTTACAGGTAAAACCCTTTGATTTTGTAAGAAAGGCTGATCCACAGCAATTATTAAACTATTTAGCTAATGAGCATCCGCAGACAATTGCATTAGTGTTATCCTTTCTACAACCTGAGCAAAGTGGTATCATTCTCTCGGGACTAGCCCCTGAAATACAAAGTGAAATAGTTAAGAGAATTGCAGTTATGGATAGAACTTCTCCAGAAATTATAAGAGAGGTAGAGGGAGTACTAGAACAAAAACTTTCTTCCCTATCAAACCAAGACTATACCAGTGCAGGTGGTATAGATGTCATAGTAGATATAATCAACCGCGTTGATAGAAGTACTGAAAAAACAATATTTGAGAATTTAGAGGTTGATGACCCAGAACTAGCAGAGGATATAAGACGTAAGATGTTCGTATTTGAAGATGTAATAAGCCTTGATGATAGATCTATTCAAAAGGTTATTAAAGAAGTCAACAACCAAGAGCTTTCCTTATCACTTAAAGTGGCATCAGAAGAGGTTTCAAATAAAATCTTTAAGAATATGTCTAAGCGTCAAGCTGAACTAATTCAAGAGGAAATGGAATTTATGGGCCCTGTTCGCCTAAGGGATATTGAAGAAGCTCAACAGAAAATTGTTAACTTAATAAGAAGGCTCGAAGATACTGGTGAGATAATTATAGCTAGAGGCGGCGGGGGAGATGAAATAATTGTCTAA
- a CDS encoding FliH/SctL family protein has protein sequence MSKIIKGNQARAMDYRKIEAVKLPVFDDNSLQEYQTLELTLSPEEILETAKNEQKKIIKQAKEEAEQLKRLASEQGFQQGFQEGMKSAKEDQEKLQQEFINRFRELESEFNNKQCKLKNEAAKDVTEIALYIAQKLVGDLLNDKQDLIVEIYKLLLPLVTDKKIREIKVNSTDFDIIQDYLKFTNKSEVIPLTVADELDPKTIYIDTEQGYIMKNLNRELEELVGELRSIYG, from the coding sequence TTGTCTAAAATTATTAAGGGTAACCAAGCCAGAGCCATGGACTATAGAAAAATAGAAGCTGTTAAACTGCCAGTATTTGATGATAACTCACTTCAAGAATATCAAACATTAGAATTAACATTATCCCCAGAAGAGATCTTAGAAACCGCTAAAAACGAACAAAAAAAAATAATAAAACAAGCTAAAGAAGAAGCAGAACAACTTAAAAGACTCGCATCAGAGCAAGGGTTTCAACAGGGGTTTCAAGAGGGCATGAAATCTGCAAAAGAGGACCAAGAAAAACTGCAGCAGGAATTTATAAACAGGTTTAGAGAACTTGAATCAGAATTCAATAATAAACAATGCAAGTTAAAAAATGAGGCTGCTAAAGATGTTACAGAAATAGCACTTTATATAGCCCAAAAACTTGTGGGTGACCTGTTAAATGATAAGCAAGATTTGATTGTAGAAATTTATAAATTATTACTACCCCTTGTCACAGATAAAAAAATTAGAGAAATAAAAGTTAACTCAACGGATTTTGATATAATTCAAGACTACTTGAAGTTTACAAATAAATCGGAAGTAATCCCATTGACCGTGGCTGATGAGTTAGACCCGAAAACTATTTATATAGATACAGAACAAGGCTATATAATGAAAAACCTTAATAGAGAACTAGAGGAATTAGTTGGTGAATTGAGGAGTATTTATGGCTAG
- the fliI gene encoding flagellar protein export ATPase FliI, which translates to MARLLNTNHIKNIIDSCNLQRPTGKIQEITGLTIKCEGPWGNIGDTCIVRSSKGNEIFGEIVGFQHNTTVVMPLSEIENIGPGCKVECLGSGMKVMVGEDLLGRVLDGLGKPIDGQPNPQNLIPYNVMNTPPNPLTRPRIEEILPVGIKAIDGMLTVGKGQRMGIFAGSGVGKSTLMGMIARNTSAEINVIALIGERGREVRDFIERDLGEEGLKRSVLVVATSDQPPLVRLKGAFVAMAIAEYFRDQSKDVMLLMDSVTRLAMAQREIGLSLGEPPTSRGYTPSVFTLLPKLFERCGTSNRGTITGFFTVLVDGDDFNEPITDAVRGILDGHVFLSRKIAAQNHYPAIDVMNSLSRLMAEISDEEHIANAGKVRKLLANYKNAEDLINIGAYKPGSNKDIDESVKKISGINQFLQQKVSEKFEFGHIIKSLSEI; encoded by the coding sequence ATGGCTAGACTACTAAATACAAATCATATTAAAAACATAATTGATAGTTGTAACTTACAAAGACCCACGGGAAAAATCCAAGAAATTACAGGCCTAACTATCAAATGCGAAGGTCCGTGGGGCAACATAGGAGACACTTGTATAGTCCGTAGTTCAAAGGGAAATGAGATTTTCGGGGAAATAGTGGGTTTTCAGCACAATACGACAGTTGTCATGCCTTTAAGTGAGATTGAGAACATAGGACCTGGTTGTAAAGTAGAGTGTTTAGGCTCAGGTATGAAAGTCATGGTAGGGGAAGATTTGTTGGGTAGAGTTTTAGACGGTCTAGGAAAACCCATTGATGGCCAGCCTAACCCACAAAACCTAATACCTTACAACGTAATGAACACACCACCTAACCCTTTGACTCGACCAAGAATAGAAGAGATACTTCCAGTAGGAATAAAAGCAATAGATGGCATGCTTACCGTCGGAAAAGGTCAAAGAATGGGGATTTTTGCAGGAAGTGGTGTGGGTAAAAGTACCCTCATGGGTATGATTGCTCGTAACACATCTGCAGAAATAAACGTGATAGCTCTAATAGGTGAAAGAGGTAGAGAGGTGCGAGATTTCATAGAAAGAGATTTAGGTGAAGAAGGGCTAAAACGTAGCGTCCTTGTTGTAGCCACATCTGACCAACCACCCCTTGTGAGACTAAAAGGAGCTTTCGTTGCCATGGCAATAGCAGAATATTTTAGAGATCAGAGTAAAGATGTAATGCTGCTTATGGACTCTGTTACAAGGCTAGCTATGGCACAAAGAGAAATTGGGCTTTCCTTAGGGGAACCACCTACAAGTAGAGGTTATACGCCATCTGTATTTACTCTACTACCAAAGTTATTCGAAAGGTGTGGCACCAGTAATAGGGGTACAATTACAGGATTTTTTACTGTTTTAGTAGATGGTGATGATTTCAATGAACCAATAACAGATGCTGTACGGGGTATTTTAGATGGTCATGTGTTTTTATCAAGGAAAATTGCTGCTCAAAACCACTACCCAGCTATTGATGTAATGAATAGTCTGTCAAGGCTAATGGCTGAAATATCTGATGAGGAGCATATAGCAAATGCAGGTAAAGTTAGGAAATTACTAGCTAATTATAAAAACGCCGAAGACCTTATAAATATTGGTGCATATAAGCCAGGATCAAACAAAGACATAGACGAGTCCGTTAAAAAAATATCCGGTATAAACCAATTCTTACAGCAGAAGGTTAGTGAGAAATTTGAATTCGGACATATAATTAAATCCCTATCGGAGATATAA
- the fliJ gene encoding flagellar export protein FliJ gives MPKFNFNLQKLLDYKDILLKEEISKIQQLNTQIEDCQEKISGINNRMNALGQAIETKGRDTLQIEVLIGYKRYINDLNGLKSSFTKQKNNMELILDKTRNKAISLQKEHKTIDLLKEKKFYEFKKEQEYQEQSLLDDLVCMRRTI, from the coding sequence TTGCCAAAATTTAATTTTAATCTACAAAAATTACTTGATTACAAAGATATTTTGCTAAAAGAAGAAATAAGTAAAATTCAGCAACTCAATACACAAATAGAGGACTGCCAAGAGAAAATTTCGGGTATTAACAACAGAATGAATGCACTAGGACAAGCAATAGAAACCAAAGGAAGAGATACACTACAAATTGAAGTCCTTATAGGGTACAAAAGATATATTAATGATCTTAATGGGTTAAAAAGTTCTTTCACAAAGCAAAAGAACAATATGGAGTTAATACTAGACAAAACAAGGAACAAAGCAATCTCCTTACAAAAAGAACATAAAACCATAGATCTACTAAAAGAGAAAAAGTTTTACGAGTTTAAAAAAGAACAGGAGTACCAAGAGCAATCATTACTAGATGACTTAGTATGTATGAGAAGAACTATTTAA
- a CDS encoding MotE family protein, with the protein MNVASKLKAITYLVLVPLIIGIIIFMIIGSAVGLIKLPFINPPQTENEIDSLTLELEAKDETIVSLKNVIEEQKKEIDDIKRQYDIREESLKAREKSLDEFEEQLNNRLESMESEDERLQNLANNLNQMKVRDAANILSHLEEEEILKIFQYMTNQKTSEIMSALDSQKAASLAKKMMQ; encoded by the coding sequence ATGAATGTGGCTTCAAAATTAAAAGCAATAACGTATCTCGTATTAGTTCCTCTTATTATTGGAATAATTATTTTTATGATTATAGGCAGTGCTGTGGGGCTCATTAAACTACCTTTTATTAATCCTCCGCAAACTGAGAATGAAATTGACTCTCTTACATTAGAACTCGAAGCAAAAGATGAAACCATTGTTTCACTGAAGAATGTTATAGAAGAGCAAAAAAAAGAAATTGATGACATAAAAAGACAATATGATATTCGTGAGGAAAGTTTAAAAGCCCGTGAGAAGAGTTTAGATGAATTCGAAGAGCAATTAAATAATCGTTTAGAATCAATGGAAAGTGAAGATGAAAGATTGCAAAACTTAGCAAACAACTTAAACCAGATGAAGGTTAGGGATGCAGCCAATATACTATCACATCTAGAAGAAGAAGAAATCCTGAAGATTTTTCAATATATGACAAATCAAAAAACTTCCGAAATCATGTCAGCCTTAGACTCTCAAAAAGCAGCTAGCTTAGCAAAAAAGATGATGCAATAA
- a CDS encoding flagellar hook-length control protein FliK: protein MKILDGFLPFESQLMNGKTNKNPVADEEYKIFAAFSNLLTQQLTQTEEELVNNEQVELHLIIDDIAEVITKGLPEIDLEKLEEISYKVFPNQENVEKFIEDIKVLVSEVTHSGDSTLEKLNSQNIEDLVKNLIQGEMKESFSKPEQKFYSKNNYYDPKNEISVKTGNEKVVDLNNFRINNGNQSLFYGKNNNGTDLVANMSKEFPLDNEEIQLNEKFQPLTVDPNIRVNMEKLDMVTTNNLIQVPIEELGESILQLAYKNMNILKKGELTTGTMRLYPEELGQVTIELEMLKGDLSVRIVASNEAAFNHLQQNAKDLIQKFVEEGTYTEVSVDLNMGDTSQDTRDQNFQNHFALTSKSQQKQATDEEIIQYFETDKGNYNYKV from the coding sequence TTGAAAATACTAGATGGATTTTTGCCATTTGAATCGCAACTGATGAATGGTAAAACCAATAAAAATCCAGTTGCAGACGAGGAGTATAAAATTTTTGCAGCATTTTCTAACTTATTAACTCAGCAACTCACACAAACTGAGGAAGAGCTAGTTAACAATGAACAAGTAGAGCTACACCTTATTATAGATGATATTGCAGAGGTTATAACAAAGGGATTACCAGAAATTGATTTAGAAAAATTAGAAGAAATTTCATATAAGGTTTTTCCTAACCAAGAAAATGTAGAAAAATTTATAGAAGATATCAAGGTGTTAGTCAGTGAAGTTACACATTCAGGGGATTCGACCCTAGAAAAACTCAACTCCCAAAACATAGAAGACTTAGTTAAGAACTTGATTCAAGGGGAAATGAAAGAATCATTTTCAAAACCTGAGCAAAAGTTTTATAGTAAAAATAATTACTACGACCCTAAAAATGAAATTTCTGTAAAAACAGGCAATGAAAAAGTTGTAGATTTAAATAATTTTAGAATCAACAACGGAAATCAGAGTTTATTTTATGGGAAGAACAACAATGGGACTGATTTAGTAGCGAATATGAGCAAGGAATTTCCCCTTGATAATGAGGAAATTCAGTTAAACGAAAAGTTCCAACCCCTTACCGTTGATCCTAACATAAGAGTTAACATGGAAAAGCTAGATATGGTCACAACTAACAACTTAATCCAAGTACCTATTGAAGAATTAGGTGAATCTATTTTGCAGTTAGCTTATAAAAACATGAACATCCTTAAAAAAGGTGAGCTAACCACAGGCACAATGAGACTTTACCCTGAGGAGTTAGGGCAAGTGACAATTGAGTTAGAGATGCTAAAGGGAGACTTGAGTGTAAGAATTGTTGCAAGTAATGAAGCTGCTTTTAATCACCTCCAACAAAATGCAAAGGATTTAATACAAAAGTTTGTTGAAGAAGGAACCTACACAGAAGTTTCTGTAGATCTTAATATGGGTGATACAAGTCAAGATACTCGCGATCAAAACTTTCAAAATCATTTTGCTTTAACATCTAAATCTCAACAAAAACAAGCCACAGACGAAGAAATAATTCAATACTTTGAAACAGACAAAGGAAATTATAACTATAAAGTTTAG
- a CDS encoding flagellar hook capping FlgD N-terminal domain-containing protein: protein MKVTNSNYNPNQQTIAPNTLGKEAFLKILVTQMKYQDPLAPTNDTEFIAQMAQFSNLEQTVNMNENIQWMLYMLGTGFDSSNAFSMIGKNVEIETSSGIIQGIVEKVTKKDGEFMVEVDSVLYPLNKVNTVALAKDSSNNGQNAVEGDENE from the coding sequence ATGAAGGTAACTAACTCAAATTACAATCCTAATCAACAGACAATAGCACCAAACACACTTGGCAAAGAAGCCTTTCTTAAAATCCTTGTTACACAAATGAAGTACCAAGATCCATTGGCTCCAACAAATGATACTGAGTTTATAGCACAAATGGCTCAGTTTAGTAACTTAGAGCAAACGGTAAATATGAACGAGAACATACAATGGATGTTATATATGCTTGGCACAGGGTTCGACTCTTCCAATGCCTTTAGTATGATAGGGAAGAATGTAGAAATCGAAACTAGCTCTGGAATTATACAGGGGATAGTTGAGAAGGTAACTAAAAAAGATGGTGAGTTTATGGTGGAAGTAGATTCTGTACTCTATCCACTAAATAAAGTGAACACTGTTGCACTAGCTAAGGATTCTTCTAACAATGGGCAAAATGCAGTGGAGGGTGATGAGAATGAGTAA
- a CDS encoding TIGR02530 family flagellar biosynthesis protein: MSKIINPMLINSLTRNQNTNKLKQTSDNNFSKVFSHELNHLVFSKHAINRIEHRGIELSEETLCKINTAMDKLVSKGSRDSLVFIDDVAYVVNPKNKVIITAVDKENLKENVFTGIDSAIFM, encoded by the coding sequence ATGAGTAAAATCATCAATCCGATGCTAATTAACAGCTTAACCCGAAATCAAAATACTAATAAGTTAAAACAAACTAGTGACAATAATTTTTCAAAGGTTTTCAGCCATGAACTAAACCATTTAGTTTTTTCAAAGCACGCAATTAACAGAATTGAGCATCGAGGTATAGAACTAAGTGAAGAAACCTTATGCAAAATTAACACTGCCATGGACAAGCTTGTTTCAAAGGGGAGTAGGGACTCACTAGTGTTTATAGATGATGTAGCTTACGTTGTAAATCCCAAGAACAAAGTTATAATCACCGCAGTGGATAAAGAAAATCTTAAGGAAAATGTTTTTACAGGTATTGATAGTGCAATATTTATGTAA
- the flgG gene encoding flagellar basal body rod protein FlgG: protein MLRSLFSGVSGLRNHQTRMDVIGNNIANVNTVAYKTSQVNFKDIFSQTLQGASAPGVNRGGTNPMQVGLGMALANVSVNHTQGSLQSTGKGTDLAIEGDGFFVISDGDSKFYTRAGNFDLDADGYLVSATNGYYVLSGDTTLSTEDRRIQIPSDAIFTIDKTGTVSVVEEDGTLTNIGTIGLAKFNNPGGLLKTGDNMYIPSSNSGVALEGIPGANDTGTIMPGTLEMSNVDLSQEFTDMIITQRGFQANSRIITTSDEILNELVNLKR, encoded by the coding sequence ATGTTGAGGTCATTGTTTTCAGGTGTAAGTGGATTAAGAAATCATCAAACAAGAATGGATGTTATTGGTAATAACATTGCCAATGTAAATACCGTTGCATATAAGACTAGTCAAGTAAACTTCAAAGATATCTTTAGTCAAACTTTACAAGGAGCTTCTGCTCCGGGAGTTAACAGGGGTGGTACTAACCCCATGCAAGTAGGACTAGGTATGGCACTTGCCAATGTATCTGTAAACCACACCCAAGGCAGTTTGCAATCTACAGGTAAGGGAACAGATTTAGCCATAGAGGGGGACGGTTTTTTTGTTATTTCTGATGGAGATAGCAAGTTCTATACTAGGGCTGGAAATTTTGATCTTGATGCTGATGGATACTTAGTATCTGCTACTAACGGATACTATGTACTCTCTGGCGACACTACTTTATCTACTGAGGACAGAAGAATTCAAATACCATCAGATGCTATATTCACCATTGATAAAACTGGAACAGTTTCAGTTGTTGAAGAAGATGGTACTTTAACAAACATAGGGACAATCGGGTTAGCAAAGTTCAATAACCCTGGCGGACTTTTGAAAACAGGTGACAATATGTACATACCTTCTAGTAACTCTGGTGTAGCTTTAGAAGGAATTCCTGGGGCTAATGACACGGGTACAATAATGCCTGGTACATTAGAGATGTCAAACGTTGACCTATCCCAAGAGTTTACAGATATGATAATAACACAAAGGGGGTTTCAAGCTAACTCAAGAATTATCACAACATCCGATGAAATTCTAAATGAGCTTGTAAATCTAAAACGATAA
- a CDS encoding flagellar FlbD family protein translates to MIEVTRLNNKKYYLNCELIEFIESTPDTVISLTTGKKVVVKEETKEVITKIIAYKRRITYKYCESEV, encoded by the coding sequence TTGATAGAAGTAACAAGATTAAACAACAAGAAGTACTACCTTAACTGTGAACTAATCGAATTTATTGAGAGTACACCAGACACAGTTATCTCCTTAACTACTGGAAAAAAAGTGGTGGTAAAAGAAGAAACAAAGGAAGTTATCACAAAAATCATAGCATACAAAAGAAGAATAACTTATAAATACTGTGAAAGTGAGGTGTAA
- a CDS encoding motility protein A, protein MLDLSTIIGLGSGILLFVISIRMGGPLGSFYSASSIVIVLGGTISATIVSYPMNQIKQLFKTVKKTMSKTNFSSSEIINNMVSFSEKARREGLLSLEDEIANLDDSFMQKGVQLVVDGTDPDLVRNILETELSFLEDRHAQGRGIFSTMGSYAPAFGMAGTLIGLIRMLETLDNPETIGPGLAVALLTTFYGTILSNLFFNPMAAKLKVKSSEEILLKEVVIEGLLSIQAGENPRIVEEKLKAFLAPNERESFNKNTEVNENEAA, encoded by the coding sequence ATGTTGGATTTATCAACAATTATAGGATTAGGTAGTGGGATTTTACTTTTTGTGATTTCAATACGTATGGGAGGCCCCTTGGGGAGTTTTTATTCTGCATCCTCTATAGTTATAGTACTAGGTGGAACAATTAGTGCAACTATAGTAAGTTACCCTATGAACCAAATTAAACAACTATTTAAAACCGTTAAAAAGACAATGAGTAAAACTAATTTTTCTTCATCTGAAATAATAAATAATATGGTTAGCTTTTCAGAAAAAGCTAGAAGGGAAGGTTTACTTTCCCTAGAAGATGAAATAGCAAATCTCGATGATTCATTTATGCAAAAAGGTGTACAACTTGTAGTTGATGGAACAGATCCTGATTTAGTAAGGAATATACTAGAAACAGAATTATCTTTCTTAGAAGATAGGCACGCTCAAGGTCGTGGAATTTTTTCAACGATGGGATCTTATGCACCTGCTTTCGGTATGGCTGGTACTTTAATTGGTCTTATACGAATGCTAGAAACTTTAGACAATCCCGAAACCATTGGACCTGGTCTGGCAGTGGCACTACTTACCACATTCTATGGAACAATCCTATCGAACCTTTTTTTCAACCCCATGGCAGCGAAGCTAAAGGTCAAAAGTAGTGAAGAAATCCTACTAAAGGAAGTTGTCATAGAGGGCCTTTTGTCTATTCAAGCAGGGGAGAACCCAAGGATTGTAGAAGAAAAGCTAAAAGCTTTCTTAGCCCCTAATGAAAGGGAAAGCTTTAATAAAAATACTGAGGTTAATGAAAATGAGGCGGCGTAG
- a CDS encoding flagellar motor protein MotB: MRRRRSKDESVGQDNWLLTYSDVITLVLCMFIMLYSFSTIDAQKFQQLVTSLNQSFSGVLDGGKIISPDELDNIPKEEEPPLDEGEEIDEEFISTYEQILSLINDYGLEDRVFIGIEPKGVEIRFSDGIFFAPGRADIKSSAMELLDKLTGIFQEIDNEIHIEGHTDTIPINTVQFPSNWELSAGRAISVVKHFEEKGIDSQRLGALGFGEYRPIDTNETPQGRQANRRVNIIVLRSSAD; encoded by the coding sequence ATGAGGCGGCGTAGGTCTAAAGATGAAAGTGTAGGCCAAGACAATTGGCTTTTAACATATAGTGATGTTATAACGTTAGTACTGTGTATGTTTATTATGTTGTACTCTTTTTCCACCATAGATGCTCAAAAATTTCAGCAACTAGTCACATCACTTAACCAGTCTTTTTCAGGAGTGTTAGATGGTGGAAAAATTATTAGTCCAGACGAATTGGACAATATTCCCAAAGAAGAAGAACCACCCTTAGATGAAGGGGAAGAGATTGACGAAGAGTTTATAAGTACTTATGAACAAATCCTTTCACTTATAAATGACTATGGTCTAGAAGACCGGGTGTTTATAGGGATTGAGCCTAAAGGTGTGGAAATAAGGTTTAGTGATGGTATATTTTTTGCCCCAGGTAGGGCCGATATAAAGTCTAGCGCAATGGAACTTCTTGATAAGTTAACTGGTATCTTCCAAGAGATAGATAATGAGATACATATAGAAGGACATACGGACACAATACCAATAAATACCGTGCAATTTCCTTCAAACTGGGAGTTATCAGCAGGTAGAGCAATATCAGTTGTTAAACACTTTGAGGAAAAAGGTATTGACTCTCAAAGACTTGGTGCGTTAGGTTTTGGAGAATATAGGCCCATAGACACTAATGAAACACCCCAAGGACGTCAAGCAAATAGAAGGGTAAATATTATTGTACTTAGGAGTAGTGCCGATTAA
- a CDS encoding flagellar basal body-associated FliL family protein, producing MEKEYTLFNLSFLIIVGVILIVLSAAISFIIATRVVAPKEVNVDNDKEIVEFTGKTVQLGAFTTDLRDTNRNRIIRVEISVEVDDNKAIAQIEERYIQLQDQILSILRSKTADELKGEEGKKALSEELKVGIEQFLSHKVVNIYFKEFIVQ from the coding sequence ATGGAGAAAGAGTATACATTATTCAACTTAAGCTTCCTGATTATCGTAGGTGTGATATTGATAGTTCTTTCAGCTGCGATATCATTTATCATTGCCACAAGGGTTGTGGCACCAAAGGAGGTCAATGTTGATAATGATAAAGAAATAGTTGAATTTACTGGAAAAACAGTACAATTAGGTGCCTTTACAACTGATTTAAGGGACACTAACCGAAACAGAATAATAAGGGTTGAAATTTCTGTGGAAGTAGACGATAATAAAGCTATTGCTCAAATAGAAGAAAGATATATTCAACTACAAGACCAAATCCTTTCAATTCTTAGGTCGAAAACTGCTGACGAATTAAAGGGAGAAGAAGGTAAAAAGGCATTGAGTGAAGAATTAAAGGTAGGTATAGAACAATTTTTGTCACATAAAGTCGTAAATATATATTTTAAAGAGTTCATAGTACAATAA
- the fliM gene encoding flagellar motor switch protein FliM produces MSEILSQSEIDALLSALSTGEIDVEEVKKEEEKSKVRVYDFRRPNKFSKDQTRTLQMIHENFARLTTSYLSASLRNVVQVSVASVDQTTYEEFIRSVPNPTVINLFSLNSEAGQALLEINPNISFAIIDRLLGGPGGTLKEGRPLSEIEQRIIKMVTDKLLLTLNDAWFNVCNLKARTMKLETNPQFLQIVSPNETVAVIVLKVILGDAEGFMNLCIPFISLENLIDNLSAHFWFSQQSTEKEAPNQQYVEAGLKRTPLPVSVELGKANVSVKDMLELQVGDVITLEKATSEHLAVYVKEKLKFLGSPGLIKNKLAIQITETIEGEEWDNE; encoded by the coding sequence GTGTCAGAGATACTATCCCAATCGGAAATCGATGCATTATTATCTGCATTGTCTACGGGCGAAATAGATGTAGAAGAAGTTAAAAAGGAAGAAGAAAAAAGCAAAGTAAGGGTTTATGATTTTAGAAGGCCCAATAAGTTTTCTAAGGATCAAACTAGAACTTTACAAATGATACATGAAAACTTTGCTCGCCTTACAACCTCTTATCTTTCCGCTAGCCTTAGAAATGTCGTGCAAGTATCTGTGGCTTCAGTGGACCAGACCACATATGAAGAATTTATCAGATCAGTTCCGAACCCTACTGTGATAAACCTCTTTTCTTTGAACTCAGAGGCTGGACAAGCCTTATTGGAAATAAACCCCAATATATCATTTGCAATCATAGATAGATTATTAGGCGGTCCTGGAGGAACTTTGAAAGAAGGAAGGCCTTTATCAGAAATAGAACAACGTATTATAAAAATGGTTACTGATAAATTACTACTTACATTAAACGATGCATGGTTCAACGTTTGTAATCTAAAAGCTAGGACTATGAAACTTGAAACCAATCCTCAGTTTTTGCAAATAGTCTCACCCAATGAAACTGTTGCTGTAATTGTTCTAAAGGTCATATTAGGTGATGCAGAAGGTTTTATGAACCTTTGTATACCTTTTATTTCACTAGAGAACTTGATAGATAACCTCAGCGCTCATTTTTGGTTTTCTCAGCAATCTACGGAAAAAGAGGCACCTAACCAACAATACGTGGAAGCGGGTCTAAAGAGAACACCACTGCCTGTTTCTGTAGAACTGGGTAAGGCTAACGTTTCCGTTAAAGATATGCTAGAACTTCAAGTAGGTGATGTTATTACACTTGAAAAAGCTACTTCAGAGCATCTAGCAGTATATGTAAAAGAGAAACTTAAATTTTTAGGATCACCAGGGTTAATAAAGAATAAATTAGCCATTCAAATAACTGAAACCATTGAAGGAGAGGAGTGGGATAATGAGTGA